The following coding sequences lie in one Bos indicus isolate NIAB-ARS_2022 breed Sahiwal x Tharparkar chromosome 12, NIAB-ARS_B.indTharparkar_mat_pri_1.0, whole genome shotgun sequence genomic window:
- the RNF6 gene encoding E3 ubiquitin-protein ligase RNF6 isoform X2 has product MNRSRSQSDDGGEETSSQDQHHQENERRWQQERLHREEAYYQFINNLNDEDYRLMRDHNLLGTPGEITSEELQQRLDGVKEQIASQPDLRNGTTARDAGIPREGSNEDSLLEWLNTFLRTGNATRSGQNGNQTWRAVSRTNPHSGEFRFSLEIHINHENRGFEMDGEDSVAMPFSDVSQDHAADGPQRPSSPVARRTRSQAAGNLSRGARIPRTRLGSRGQSSVEGSLSPLGRLRNGIGGASGSPGPGAPLTHLDTPSGRSELRQREGQRFGAAHVWENGARTNVTVRNTNQRLEPIRLRSTFRSRSRSPIQAPSGTVYHNSQRESRPYQQSTRRSVRRRGVTRVFLEQDPEGRGAASSLFSNSRLVSRITVEEEEEEPSRLPAAMRRHPTITLDLQVRRIRPGESSDRDSIANRTRSRVGLAENRISLERNSGGFHRSISRQERSGMRTYVSTITVPLRRVSEHELAEPSSTALRSILRQIMTGFGELSSLMEAESESEAQSDGSHGPVLRSDAGPPGGATGPPTGGAPRGRLARVELTPLHTLASDPVVGRSARNSGNLVETGTLPILRLAHFFLLNEGDDDDPTRGLTKEQIDNLSTRNYEHSGADGEPGKACSVCISDYVAGNKLRQLPCMHEFHIHCIDRWLSENCTCPVCRQPVLGSGLANSG; this is encoded by the exons ATGAATCGATCTAGATCTCAATCAGATGATGGTGGTGAAGAAACCTCATCCCAAGACCAGCatcatcaagaaaatgagagaaggtGGCAGCAAGAGCGTCTCCACAGAGAAGAAGCCTATTACCAGTTTATAAACAACCTCAATGATGAAGATTACCGGCTGATGAGAGACCATAATCTTTTAGGCACTCCTG gaGAAATAACATCAGAAGAATTACAACAGCGGTTAGATGGTGTCAAGGAACAAATAGCATCTCAGCCTGACTTGAGAAATGGGACAACCGCCAGAG ACGCAGGAATCCCTCGAGAGGGTTCGAATGAAGATTCTCTGCTGGAATGGCTGAACACCTTTCTTCGCACAGGAAATGCAACTCGAAGTGGGCAGAATGGGAACCAGACCTGGAGAGCTGTGAGTCGAACCAACCCTCACAGTGGAGAGTTTCGGTTTAGTCTGGAAATCCACATCAACCACGAGAACAGAGGATTTGAAATGGATGGCGAAGACTCTGTGGCTATGCCCTTCTCAGATGTCAGTCAAGATCACGCTGCAGATGGGCCCCAGAGACCAAGCAGTCCTGTGGCCAGGCGAACCAGAAGCCAGGCTGCAGGGAATCTCAGCCGTGGTGCTCGCATTCCCAGGACACGCCTTGGCTCCAGGGGGCAGAGCTCAGTTGAAGGCTCTCTGTCTCCACTGGGAAGACTAAGAAATGGAATTGGGGGTGCATCTGGCAGTCCTGGACCTGGTGCCCCCCTCACTCATCTCGACACCCCATCAGGTAGAAGTGAActcaggcagagggaggggcagcGGTTTGGAGCAGCCCATGTCTGGGAAAATGGGGCCAGAACCAATGTCACAGTGAGGAATACAAACCAAAGACTAGAGCCTATAAGACTACGGTCTACTTTCAGGAGTCGGAGCCGGTCGCCGATTCAGGCGCCGAGTGGTACGGTTTACCATAATTCACAAAGAGAGAGCCGGCCTTACCAACAGAGCACCAGGCGGTCTGTCAGGAGGAGAGGGGTAACCCGGGTCTTCCTGGAGCAGGACCCAGAAGGCAGAGGGGCTGCGTCCTCGCTCTTCTCCAACTCCAGGCTCGTGTCCAGAATCAcggtggaagaggaggaggaggagcccagcaggctgcctGCGGCCATGCGGCGACACCCGACCATCACCCTGGACCTGCAGGTGAGGAGAATTCGTCCCGGAGAGAGCAGCGACCGCGACAGCATCGCCAACAGGACTCGGTCTCGGGTGGGGCTGGCGGAGAACCGGATCTCCTTGGAGAGAAACAGCGGGGGCTTCCACCGCAGCATCTCACGCCAGGAGCGCTCGGGGATGCGCACCTACGTGAGCACCATCACCGTGCCGCTACGCAGGGTGTCTGAGCACGAGCTCGCCGAGCCGTCCTCCACAGCGCTGCGATCAATCCTAAGGCAGATCATGACTGGCTTTGGTGAGCTGAGTTCTCTCATGGAGGCCGAGTCAGAGTCAGAGGCGCAGAGCGATGGCTCGCACGGGCCAGTGCTGCGCTCAGACGCGGGTCCCCCGGGTGGGGCCACCGGCCCTCCCACGGGAGGAGCCCCCAGGGGCCGGCTGGCCCGCGTGGAGCTCACCCCGCTTCATACCCTAGCCAGCGACCCCGTGGTGGGCCGGTCTGCACGGAATTCAGGTAACTTAGTGGAGACGGGAACACTACCCATTCTTCGCCTCGCTCACTTCTTCCTGCTTAACGAGGGGGATGATGACGACCCCACGCGTGGTTTAACCAAAGAGCAGATCGACAATCTCTCCACCCGGAACTACGAGCACAGCGGTGCAGACGGCGAGCCGGGCAAGGCCTGCAGTGTGTGCATCAGTGACTATGTGGCCGGAAACAAGCTCAGGCAGTTACCCTGCATGCACGAGTTCCACATCCACTGCATCGACCGGTGGCTCTCAGAGAACTGCACCTGCCCCGTCTGCCGGCAGCCTGTCTTAGGGTCCGGCCTAGCCAACAGCGGGTGA
- the RNF6 gene encoding E3 ubiquitin-protein ligase RNF6 isoform X1, whose amino-acid sequence MNSAHLYSGKFPQKARSLSMNRSRSQSDDGGEETSSQDQHHQENERRWQQERLHREEAYYQFINNLNDEDYRLMRDHNLLGTPGEITSEELQQRLDGVKEQIASQPDLRNGTTARDAGIPREGSNEDSLLEWLNTFLRTGNATRSGQNGNQTWRAVSRTNPHSGEFRFSLEIHINHENRGFEMDGEDSVAMPFSDVSQDHAADGPQRPSSPVARRTRSQAAGNLSRGARIPRTRLGSRGQSSVEGSLSPLGRLRNGIGGASGSPGPGAPLTHLDTPSGRSELRQREGQRFGAAHVWENGARTNVTVRNTNQRLEPIRLRSTFRSRSRSPIQAPSGTVYHNSQRESRPYQQSTRRSVRRRGVTRVFLEQDPEGRGAASSLFSNSRLVSRITVEEEEEEPSRLPAAMRRHPTITLDLQVRRIRPGESSDRDSIANRTRSRVGLAENRISLERNSGGFHRSISRQERSGMRTYVSTITVPLRRVSEHELAEPSSTALRSILRQIMTGFGELSSLMEAESESEAQSDGSHGPVLRSDAGPPGGATGPPTGGAPRGRLARVELTPLHTLASDPVVGRSARNSGNLVETGTLPILRLAHFFLLNEGDDDDPTRGLTKEQIDNLSTRNYEHSGADGEPGKACSVCISDYVAGNKLRQLPCMHEFHIHCIDRWLSENCTCPVCRQPVLGSGLANSG is encoded by the exons ATGAACTCTGCACATCTGTATTCTGGAAAATTTCCTCAA AAAGCCAGGAGTCTCAGCATGAATCGATCTAGATCTCAATCAGATGATGGTGGTGAAGAAACCTCATCCCAAGACCAGCatcatcaagaaaatgagagaaggtGGCAGCAAGAGCGTCTCCACAGAGAAGAAGCCTATTACCAGTTTATAAACAACCTCAATGATGAAGATTACCGGCTGATGAGAGACCATAATCTTTTAGGCACTCCTG gaGAAATAACATCAGAAGAATTACAACAGCGGTTAGATGGTGTCAAGGAACAAATAGCATCTCAGCCTGACTTGAGAAATGGGACAACCGCCAGAG ACGCAGGAATCCCTCGAGAGGGTTCGAATGAAGATTCTCTGCTGGAATGGCTGAACACCTTTCTTCGCACAGGAAATGCAACTCGAAGTGGGCAGAATGGGAACCAGACCTGGAGAGCTGTGAGTCGAACCAACCCTCACAGTGGAGAGTTTCGGTTTAGTCTGGAAATCCACATCAACCACGAGAACAGAGGATTTGAAATGGATGGCGAAGACTCTGTGGCTATGCCCTTCTCAGATGTCAGTCAAGATCACGCTGCAGATGGGCCCCAGAGACCAAGCAGTCCTGTGGCCAGGCGAACCAGAAGCCAGGCTGCAGGGAATCTCAGCCGTGGTGCTCGCATTCCCAGGACACGCCTTGGCTCCAGGGGGCAGAGCTCAGTTGAAGGCTCTCTGTCTCCACTGGGAAGACTAAGAAATGGAATTGGGGGTGCATCTGGCAGTCCTGGACCTGGTGCCCCCCTCACTCATCTCGACACCCCATCAGGTAGAAGTGAActcaggcagagggaggggcagcGGTTTGGAGCAGCCCATGTCTGGGAAAATGGGGCCAGAACCAATGTCACAGTGAGGAATACAAACCAAAGACTAGAGCCTATAAGACTACGGTCTACTTTCAGGAGTCGGAGCCGGTCGCCGATTCAGGCGCCGAGTGGTACGGTTTACCATAATTCACAAAGAGAGAGCCGGCCTTACCAACAGAGCACCAGGCGGTCTGTCAGGAGGAGAGGGGTAACCCGGGTCTTCCTGGAGCAGGACCCAGAAGGCAGAGGGGCTGCGTCCTCGCTCTTCTCCAACTCCAGGCTCGTGTCCAGAATCAcggtggaagaggaggaggaggagcccagcaggctgcctGCGGCCATGCGGCGACACCCGACCATCACCCTGGACCTGCAGGTGAGGAGAATTCGTCCCGGAGAGAGCAGCGACCGCGACAGCATCGCCAACAGGACTCGGTCTCGGGTGGGGCTGGCGGAGAACCGGATCTCCTTGGAGAGAAACAGCGGGGGCTTCCACCGCAGCATCTCACGCCAGGAGCGCTCGGGGATGCGCACCTACGTGAGCACCATCACCGTGCCGCTACGCAGGGTGTCTGAGCACGAGCTCGCCGAGCCGTCCTCCACAGCGCTGCGATCAATCCTAAGGCAGATCATGACTGGCTTTGGTGAGCTGAGTTCTCTCATGGAGGCCGAGTCAGAGTCAGAGGCGCAGAGCGATGGCTCGCACGGGCCAGTGCTGCGCTCAGACGCGGGTCCCCCGGGTGGGGCCACCGGCCCTCCCACGGGAGGAGCCCCCAGGGGCCGGCTGGCCCGCGTGGAGCTCACCCCGCTTCATACCCTAGCCAGCGACCCCGTGGTGGGCCGGTCTGCACGGAATTCAGGTAACTTAGTGGAGACGGGAACACTACCCATTCTTCGCCTCGCTCACTTCTTCCTGCTTAACGAGGGGGATGATGACGACCCCACGCGTGGTTTAACCAAAGAGCAGATCGACAATCTCTCCACCCGGAACTACGAGCACAGCGGTGCAGACGGCGAGCCGGGCAAGGCCTGCAGTGTGTGCATCAGTGACTATGTGGCCGGAAACAAGCTCAGGCAGTTACCCTGCATGCACGAGTTCCACATCCACTGCATCGACCGGTGGCTCTCAGAGAACTGCACCTGCCCCGTCTGCCGGCAGCCTGTCTTAGGGTCCGGCCTAGCCAACAGCGGGTGA